One Sinorhizobium mexicanum genomic region harbors:
- a CDS encoding ABC transporter permease: MAICSFLPELLCKFPAIDDGTIRMARKSVDDGFKGFVRSYGDAIDTVVQPLQWFLNYLERAFVSSPWILILIIMVAIVYLGSRNVKITTGTALSMVLIGLVGLWNDTMITLAMVTVCTLISIVIGIPIGILMARSDRVQAFVNPILDVMQTMPSFVYLIPVVMIFGIGKVPGLIAVVIYAVPPMIRLTNLGIRLVDKEVLEAADAFGSSAWQKLRNVQMPLALPTIMAGINQTIMMSLAMVVVASMIGVGGLGKNVLQAIANQFFTVGFLNGFALVGIAIIFDRTSQAFGRRLQKHSEVIHG; this comes from the coding sequence ATGGCTATCTGCAGTTTCTTGCCGGAACTGCTCTGCAAGTTCCCGGCCATCGACGATGGCACTATCCGCATGGCGCGCAAGAGCGTCGACGACGGATTCAAGGGATTCGTGCGCAGCTATGGCGATGCGATCGACACAGTGGTCCAACCATTGCAATGGTTTCTGAACTACCTGGAACGGGCCTTCGTCAGTTCGCCCTGGATCCTGATACTGATTATCATGGTTGCCATCGTCTATCTCGGCAGCCGCAACGTGAAGATCACCACTGGCACGGCGTTGTCGATGGTGCTGATCGGGCTTGTCGGGCTCTGGAACGACACGATGATCACGCTCGCCATGGTTACGGTCTGTACCCTGATTTCGATCGTGATCGGCATCCCGATCGGCATCCTGATGGCCCGCTCCGACCGTGTGCAGGCCTTCGTCAATCCGATCCTCGATGTCATGCAGACGATGCCGAGCTTCGTCTATCTCATTCCGGTGGTGATGATCTTCGGGATCGGCAAGGTGCCCGGGCTGATCGCCGTCGTCATCTACGCCGTGCCGCCGATGATCCGGCTTACCAATCTCGGCATCCGGCTCGTCGACAAGGAAGTGCTGGAGGCCGCCGACGCCTTCGGCTCATCCGCCTGGCAGAAACTGAGGAACGTGCAGATGCCGCTGGCGCTGCCGACCATCATGGCCGGCATCAACCAGACGATCATGATGTCGCTGGCAATGGTCGTCGTCGCTTCGATGATCGGCGTCGGCGGGCTCGGCAAGAACGTGCTCCAGGCGATCGCCAACCAGTTCTTCACCGTCGGATTCCTTAACGGCTTTGCCCTCGTCGGCATCGCCATCATTTTCGATCGTACCAGCCAGGCCTTCGGAAGGCGGCTGCAAAAGCACTCGGAGGTTATTCATGGCTAG
- a CDS encoding quaternary amine ABC transporter ATP-binding protein, whose product MASHAIEVKNLYKIFGPRGEEYVDVVKKGMGKAELNEKHGHVLGLQDINILMPGGCITVVMGLSGSGKSTLIRHINRLIDPTAGEVLYDGTDVCKMNENDLRQFRRHKTAMVFQKFALLPHRTVLENTVYGLEIQGIERRESEKRARGWIERVGLKGFENHYPNQLSGGMQQRVGLARALTNDADILLMDEAYSALDPLIRMDMQTVLLDLQKELKKTVVFITHDLDEALRLGDKIAILRDGRVVQQGTGQQIVLSPADDYITAFVKEVNRGRVVHVETIMRPLSGNPEGVSLTVGTVLEAAARTMTGAHVATGHVVDENGRAIGAIDLQAIIAAMVTPTSHTDRQAA is encoded by the coding sequence ATGGCTAGTCACGCAATCGAGGTGAAAAACCTCTACAAAATCTTCGGCCCGCGCGGCGAGGAATATGTCGATGTCGTCAAGAAGGGCATGGGCAAGGCCGAACTCAACGAGAAGCACGGTCATGTGCTCGGCCTGCAGGACATCAATATCCTGATGCCTGGCGGCTGCATCACCGTTGTCATGGGACTTTCCGGTTCCGGCAAGTCGACGCTGATTCGTCACATCAACCGGCTGATCGATCCGACGGCGGGCGAAGTGCTCTATGACGGCACCGACGTCTGCAAGATGAACGAAAACGACCTTCGCCAATTCCGCCGCCACAAGACGGCAATGGTGTTCCAGAAGTTCGCGCTGCTGCCGCACCGCACCGTCCTCGAAAACACCGTCTACGGCCTGGAGATCCAAGGTATCGAGCGGCGCGAAAGCGAAAAGCGGGCGCGCGGCTGGATCGAGCGCGTCGGCCTCAAGGGGTTCGAAAACCACTATCCGAACCAGCTTTCGGGCGGCATGCAGCAGCGCGTGGGCCTGGCCCGCGCGCTCACCAACGACGCCGACATCCTGCTGATGGACGAGGCCTATTCGGCGCTCGATCCGCTGATCCGCATGGACATGCAGACGGTGCTGCTCGATCTGCAGAAGGAACTGAAAAAGACGGTCGTCTTCATCACGCACGACCTCGACGAAGCGCTGAGGCTCGGTGACAAGATCGCGATCCTGCGCGACGGCCGCGTCGTTCAGCAGGGTACCGGTCAGCAGATCGTGCTTTCGCCAGCGGACGACTATATCACCGCCTTCGTCAAGGAAGTGAACCGCGGCCGCGTCGTGCATGTTGAGACGATCATGCGGCCGCTCTCCGGCAATCCGGAGGGCGTGTCGCTGACGGTCGGTACGGTTCTCGAAGCGGCTGCGCGGACGATGACCGGCGCGCACGTAGCCACGGGCCACGTCGTCGATGAGAACGGGAGAGCGATCGGCGCGATCGACCTCCAGGCGATCATCGCTGCCATGGTGACGCCGACGAGCCACACAGACCGCCAGGCGGCATAG
- a CDS encoding tautomerase family protein: MPIINVTVTGRPDPEMSARIAAEVSKLTQAHLRKDPTVTAVAVGYVDSQHWFAGGKSIALQETSSFWLDIKVVDGTNTKQEIADYIEAIYGAFGKLLGEVHPESYVLVHEVSAAAYGYGGKTQEFRFITAPRVFSDAQRSL; this comes from the coding sequence ATGCCCATCATCAATGTCACCGTCACGGGACGTCCGGATCCGGAAATGTCTGCAAGGATCGCGGCAGAGGTCAGCAAACTGACACAAGCGCACCTGCGCAAGGACCCAACCGTCACCGCGGTTGCGGTCGGTTATGTCGACTCGCAGCACTGGTTTGCCGGCGGAAAGTCGATCGCGTTGCAGGAGACCAGCAGCTTCTGGCTGGACATCAAGGTCGTCGACGGCACCAATACCAAGCAGGAAATCGCCGACTACATCGAAGCGATCTACGGTGCCTTCGGCAAGCTTCTCGGAGAGGTCCATCCGGAGAGCTATGTGCTCGTCCATGAGGTGTCCGCCGCGGCCTATGGCTATGGCGGCAAGACGCAGGAGTTCCGCTTCATTACGGCGCCGCGCGTCTTTTCAGACGCGCAAAGGTCGCTGTAA
- a CDS encoding LysR substrate-binding domain-containing protein: MNAIDPDLLRTFLAFADGGSLARAAAAVNRSPSAVTAQMQRLETLIGEPLLAPAGRGRALTPVGEELVDHARRILDAHRDAWLSLRGARADGRISLGSTQDFADTMLPDLLRRFARSHPRVRLDLRIGRSKELTTAFDQGQVDILLTMRQAPAANELLVLKEEMIWLCADGGLATVDAEVPLAVLDPPCGFRAAAISALEAAGRPFRIAATSPSLSGLRAAVMSGIAFTTRTARFLGPGIERAPAHLDLPRLPAAEFSLRLRTHADKPVADLAALLADELAQRGEPTRR; this comes from the coding sequence ATGAATGCCATCGATCCCGATCTCCTGCGCACATTCCTCGCCTTCGCCGATGGCGGTTCGCTTGCCCGCGCCGCAGCGGCAGTCAACCGCTCCCCCTCCGCCGTGACGGCGCAGATGCAGCGCCTCGAAACGCTGATCGGCGAACCGCTTCTGGCGCCGGCCGGGCGCGGACGCGCGCTGACACCGGTCGGCGAGGAACTCGTGGATCACGCCCGCCGCATCCTCGACGCGCATCGCGATGCCTGGCTCAGCCTCCGGGGCGCGCGCGCCGACGGACGGATCTCGCTCGGCAGCACGCAGGATTTTGCCGATACGATGCTGCCCGACCTCTTGCGCCGCTTCGCCCGCTCGCATCCGCGCGTTCGCCTCGACCTCAGGATCGGCAGGTCGAAGGAACTGACGACGGCCTTCGATCAGGGCCAGGTCGACATTCTGCTCACCATGCGACAGGCGCCCGCGGCCAACGAACTGCTCGTGCTGAAAGAAGAGATGATCTGGCTTTGCGCCGACGGGGGACTGGCAACGGTCGACGCGGAAGTGCCGCTGGCCGTGCTCGATCCGCCCTGCGGGTTTCGGGCAGCGGCGATCTCTGCACTCGAGGCGGCAGGCCGCCCCTTCCGGATCGCGGCAACAAGCCCGAGCCTTTCGGGCCTGCGCGCCGCCGTTATGAGCGGCATCGCCTTCACGACGCGCACGGCGCGGTTTCTGGGGCCGGGAATAGAGCGCGCACCCGCACATCTCGACCTGCCGCGCCTGCCCGCGGCCGAATTCAGCCTGCGCCTGCGAACGCACGCGGACAAGCCCGTGGCGGATCTCGCCGCTCTTCTGGCGGACGAACTGGCACAGAGAGGCGAGCCGACCCGACGATGA
- a CDS encoding arylsulfatase — MQETSASEKGKGDTRSEQGLSRRDVLLTGTALAAAALSAPGLATSVRAQQAAQPAAGGAKPNILMIMGDDIGWYNPSIYHRGMMGYRTPNIDRIGNEGAMFTDWYGEQSCTAGRAAFITGQSPIRTGLTKVGLPGADVGLQPEDPTVAEFLKALGYATGQFGKNHLGDKDEFLPTNHGFDEFFGNLYHLNAEEEPENPDYPKNPEFRKRFGPRGVIHSYADGRIEDTGALAKKRMETVDQEFLAAALNFIDRQQNAQKPWFCDFNSTRMHIFTHLKPESEGKTGKGLYPDGMVEHDGHVGQLLKKLDDLGVTENTIVIYTTDNGAEVMSWPDGGTTPFRGAKATNWEGGFRVPMCIRWPGVIKPGTIYNEPFSHYDLIPTFCAAAGEPDIVAKCLGGYQAGAKTFKVHLDGYNLMPFFRGEVTDSPRREFLYWNDDGELVAIRALDWKVNFKVQEHTGIGVWQREFTNLRVPWIFNMRADPFERGNESFEYDRWMAERAFILVPSQALVARWIESFKEFPIRQRPASFNLDEVMAKLSVSSSGK; from the coding sequence ATGCAGGAAACGTCAGCATCTGAAAAAGGCAAGGGCGATACTCGCTCAGAGCAGGGGCTCAGCCGTCGTGACGTGCTCCTGACCGGGACCGCGCTTGCCGCAGCCGCCCTGTCCGCGCCAGGTCTTGCGACATCCGTCAGGGCACAGCAGGCGGCGCAACCGGCCGCCGGTGGGGCCAAGCCGAACATTCTCATGATCATGGGTGACGACATCGGCTGGTACAATCCGAGCATCTACCACCGCGGCATGATGGGATACCGGACGCCGAACATCGACCGGATCGGCAATGAAGGTGCGATGTTCACCGACTGGTACGGAGAGCAGAGCTGCACGGCGGGACGCGCGGCCTTCATCACCGGGCAGTCGCCGATCCGCACCGGCCTGACCAAGGTGGGCCTGCCCGGCGCCGATGTCGGCCTGCAGCCCGAGGACCCGACGGTCGCGGAATTCCTGAAGGCGCTCGGGTATGCGACCGGCCAATTCGGCAAGAACCATTTGGGCGACAAGGACGAGTTTCTGCCGACCAATCATGGCTTCGACGAGTTCTTCGGCAATCTCTACCATTTGAATGCGGAGGAGGAGCCGGAAAATCCCGACTACCCGAAGAACCCGGAATTCCGCAAACGCTTCGGCCCGCGCGGCGTCATCCACTCCTATGCCGACGGCCGGATCGAGGATACGGGCGCGCTGGCGAAGAAACGCATGGAAACGGTGGACCAGGAATTCCTTGCCGCCGCGTTGAATTTCATCGACCGCCAGCAGAACGCCCAGAAGCCCTGGTTCTGCGACTTCAACTCAACACGCATGCATATCTTCACCCACCTGAAGCCCGAGTCTGAGGGCAAGACCGGCAAGGGACTGTATCCTGACGGCATGGTGGAGCATGACGGCCACGTCGGGCAATTGCTTAAGAAGCTCGACGATCTCGGCGTCACCGAAAACACGATCGTCATCTATACCACCGACAACGGCGCCGAGGTGATGAGTTGGCCGGACGGCGGCACAACGCCGTTCCGCGGCGCGAAGGCGACCAACTGGGAAGGCGGTTTCCGCGTGCCGATGTGCATTCGTTGGCCCGGTGTGATCAAGCCCGGCACCATCTACAACGAGCCGTTCTCGCACTACGACCTGATACCAACATTCTGCGCTGCTGCCGGCGAGCCGGATATCGTGGCCAAATGCCTGGGGGGTTATCAGGCGGGTGCCAAGACCTTCAAGGTTCATCTCGACGGCTACAACCTCATGCCGTTCTTCCGCGGCGAGGTAACGGATTCGCCCCGACGGGAATTCCTCTACTGGAACGATGACGGTGAACTGGTGGCGATTCGCGCGCTGGATTGGAAAGTCAACTTCAAGGTCCAGGAGCACACCGGTATCGGGGTCTGGCAAAGGGAGTTCACCAATCTGCGCGTCCCCTGGATCTTCAACATGCGCGCCGACCCCTTCGAGCGCGGCAACGAGTCGTTCGAATATGACAGGTGGATGGCGGAGCGCGCCTTCATCCTGGTTCCATCGCAGGCGCTCGTTGCGAGATGGATCGAAAGCTTCAAGGAGTTCCCGATCCGGCAAAGACCGGCAAGCTTCAATCTCGACGAGGTGATGGCGAAGCTTTCCGTATCGTCATCGGGTAAATAG
- the bmt gene encoding betaine--homocysteine S-methyltransferase has protein sequence MSASANALSDLLAQKGVLLADGATGTSLFAMGLEAGEAPELWNEAKPENITKLHQDFVDAGADIILTNSFGGTRHRLKLHQAEDRVHALNKRAAEIARAVADKAPRKVITAGSVGPTGELLIPLGALSYEDAVAAFAEQIEGLKAGGAEVAWIETMSSPDEIRAAAEAATKVGLAYVYTGSFDTAGKTMMGLHPKDIHAVAGDIGEGPVAVGANCGVGASDILSSLLDMTAAAPEATVVVKGNCGIPEFRGSEIHYSGTPPLMAEYVRLAVDAGAKIIGGCCGTSCNHLAAMRLALDNHAKGERPTLDVIVEKIGPFRNKTAAEGASAPPRERGSRRRA, from the coding sequence ATGTCCGCTTCCGCCAATGCCCTTTCCGATCTCCTTGCCCAGAAGGGCGTCCTGCTTGCCGACGGCGCGACCGGGACGTCGCTCTTTGCCATGGGGCTCGAAGCCGGCGAAGCGCCGGAGCTCTGGAACGAGGCCAAGCCGGAAAACATCACCAAGCTGCATCAGGATTTCGTCGATGCCGGCGCCGACATCATCCTCACCAACTCCTTCGGCGGCACGCGCCATCGCCTGAAACTGCACCAGGCCGAGGACCGCGTCCATGCGCTGAACAAGCGCGCAGCCGAAATCGCTCGCGCCGTTGCCGACAAGGCGCCGCGCAAGGTCATCACCGCCGGCTCCGTCGGCCCGACCGGCGAACTCCTGATCCCGCTCGGCGCGCTTTCTTATGAGGATGCCGTTGCGGCCTTTGCCGAGCAGATCGAAGGCCTGAAGGCGGGCGGCGCGGAAGTCGCCTGGATCGAGACGATGTCCTCGCCGGACGAAATCCGCGCTGCGGCGGAAGCGGCCACCAAGGTGGGCCTCGCTTACGTCTATACCGGCTCGTTCGATACCGCCGGCAAGACGATGATGGGTCTCCACCCCAAGGACATTCACGCGGTCGCCGGCGATATCGGTGAGGGCCCGGTCGCGGTCGGCGCCAATTGCGGCGTCGGCGCGTCCGACATCCTGTCTTCGCTGCTCGACATGACCGCCGCGGCCCCGGAAGCGACCGTCGTCGTCAAGGGCAATTGCGGCATTCCGGAATTCCGCGGCTCCGAGATCCATTACTCCGGCACCCCGCCGCTGATGGCGGAATATGTGCGGCTGGCGGTCGACGCCGGCGCGAAGATCATCGGCGGCTGCTGCGGCACCTCCTGCAACCATCTCGCCGCGATGCGCCTCGCGCTCGACAATCACGCGAAAGGCGAACGCCCGACGCTCGACGTCATCGTCGAGAAGATCGGCCCCTTCCGCAACAAGACCGCCGCCGAAGGCGCCTCCGCACCGCCCCGTGAACGCGGCAGCCGCCGCCGGGCCTGA